Proteins from one Parvibaculum lavamentivorans DS-1 genomic window:
- a CDS encoding MFS transporter — protein sequence MKEHVARRGWWRGLDPRSSATLFLIAACGTYGAVIASVLPSLVGTWIADVGLTERMAGEVATINVLAATLGLCLALFLVSRWSLPRIARLGLLLAISGDLLSILASDMLQLSFLRAVQGVGVGLLVGATTNWIGRHEYAARGFGMYIMLQFILAAVLIAAIPALMPYLGAASVYVTLLALAAVSLILYPLLGLNGGAVPLRPAAAEEPEESGAAADTDYPALLKFLSVLAFGLFNIAAIGLWSYMLRYGEVVGLSSAAAAQTLAISSLCGIPGTILVIALSARYGRFLPLMLALAIYTVPAAVFAVSHVAAAIFVAGLVVQNIAWAVVAPYFQAVQAALDRSGRLAVWGMIVASIGAGLGPAFIGFAIDGTSYGMAFGGAVLALGLAALAGAVPALVTDRRERPTPAEGILAGS from the coding sequence ATGAAAGAACACGTGGCGAGGCGCGGCTGGTGGCGAGGTTTGGATCCCCGGAGTTCTGCTACCCTCTTCCTTATAGCTGCTTGCGGCACCTATGGCGCAGTCATCGCCTCCGTTCTGCCGAGCCTTGTCGGGACGTGGATCGCCGATGTTGGCCTCACCGAGCGTATGGCAGGGGAGGTCGCGACGATAAACGTGCTCGCCGCGACGCTCGGGCTCTGTCTTGCGCTCTTCCTCGTCTCGCGGTGGTCACTGCCACGGATAGCGCGGCTGGGTCTTCTTCTCGCCATCTCGGGTGATCTTCTCTCCATTCTCGCGTCGGATATGTTGCAGCTCTCGTTCCTGCGTGCTGTACAAGGCGTCGGCGTTGGCTTGCTCGTCGGTGCGACGACCAACTGGATCGGACGACATGAATACGCGGCCCGAGGTTTCGGCATGTACATCATGCTGCAATTCATCCTGGCTGCGGTACTGATCGCGGCGATCCCGGCGCTCATGCCCTATCTTGGAGCTGCGAGCGTTTATGTGACACTCCTCGCGCTCGCCGCCGTTTCCCTCATCCTTTATCCGCTGCTCGGTCTCAATGGCGGCGCGGTGCCCCTTCGGCCCGCCGCCGCGGAGGAACCGGAAGAGTCCGGCGCCGCCGCCGATACGGACTACCCCGCCCTGCTGAAATTCCTTTCCGTTCTCGCTTTCGGCCTCTTCAACATTGCTGCCATCGGTCTCTGGAGCTACATGTTGCGCTATGGCGAAGTCGTCGGCCTGTCGTCGGCAGCGGCAGCACAAACCCTCGCAATCTCTTCGCTATGCGGCATTCCCGGCACGATCCTCGTTATTGCACTGAGCGCGCGTTACGGCCGCTTCCTGCCCTTGATGTTGGCGCTCGCCATTTACACCGTCCCCGCCGCCGTTTTTGCGGTCTCCCATGTCGCGGCGGCGATCTTTGTCGCTGGCCTCGTCGTCCAGAATATCGCTTGGGCTGTTGTCGCGCCCTATTTCCAGGCGGTCCAGGCTGCGCTGGACCGGAGCGGCCGCCTCGCGGTCTGGGGCATGATAGTCGCCTCCATCGGCGCCGGCCTCGGTCCTGCCTTTATCGGATTTGCGATCGACGGCACGTCTTATGGGATGGCTTTCGGAGGCGCTGTTCTGGCTCTCGGCCTTGCTGCGCTGGCGGGGGCGGTGCCCGCTCTGGTCACCGACAGGCGCGAACGCCCGACTCCCGCCGAAGGCATCTTGGCCGGTAGCTAA
- a CDS encoding DUF1302 domain-containing protein yields the protein MSGRYGRSRVSVLSGVLVAAGLAASPAFAMQFKLGEADVSIDTTVTASAAIRTSDRKCMYISATNPQGCANDGLTDNYDDGNLNYDQWDVFSAPLSGISEFEIKQGDFGFFARGSYFFDAIQSDKSSTRRTDLTDAAVSRVGRRARLLDAYVYGDVDVAGLPVNFRLGNQVLNWGESIFYGGGIAETNAFDVTKLRGAGAEIKQAYLPAPMAVVRFAPVTNLDVSAYYQFRWNETELDPVGTFFSLEDAVGPGAVGLFYGPAFGFGAVGDPAASGVDAQTQFFLGTGIPLIADDQPSHGGQWGVSALYFSEALQTELGLYYMRYHQKVPVVGANAACDPVFGCYPVGYYRNYVPDQDLFGASASFVWQDISFGLDVAYQPDYAVPLADPFTAAATAAFLADPVGFTGTGSSEGFVRENRTQVIFNGIYSAGPTAPLFGTAIQALGMDDMTIIGEMAWTHFDSKPLGTFGDTNAVGFIADITGSYQGIFGTPWVLYPGIAFRYDITGTALDYAMMDTHIDNRKQVTLRLTADYQSTWSIGAAYTNNFSGGYNNFATDRDFATFTVSYAF from the coding sequence ATGTCGGGTCGTTACGGGCGGTCTCGCGTTTCAGTGCTTTCGGGAGTCCTGGTGGCGGCAGGCCTCGCGGCTTCACCGGCTTTCGCCATGCAGTTCAAGCTCGGCGAGGCCGACGTCTCGATCGACACGACGGTGACTGCTTCCGCGGCGATCCGGACCTCCGATCGCAAGTGTATGTACATCAGCGCGACAAACCCCCAGGGCTGCGCCAATGATGGGCTGACGGATAACTACGACGACGGCAATCTTAACTACGACCAGTGGGACGTCTTCTCTGCGCCGCTTTCGGGCATCAGCGAGTTCGAGATCAAACAGGGTGATTTCGGCTTCTTCGCGCGCGGCAGCTATTTCTTTGACGCCATTCAGTCGGACAAGAGCTCAACCCGGCGCACCGATCTAACGGACGCAGCGGTCAGCCGCGTCGGCCGCCGAGCCCGCCTTCTTGACGCCTATGTCTATGGCGATGTGGATGTCGCCGGCCTGCCTGTCAACTTCCGCCTCGGCAACCAGGTGCTCAACTGGGGCGAAAGCATTTTCTACGGCGGCGGCATTGCTGAAACAAACGCCTTCGACGTGACGAAGCTGCGCGGTGCCGGCGCCGAGATCAAGCAGGCTTACCTGCCCGCTCCCATGGCGGTGGTGCGGTTCGCGCCAGTAACCAATCTCGACGTCTCGGCCTATTACCAGTTTCGCTGGAATGAGACGGAACTCGATCCCGTCGGCACGTTCTTCTCGCTGGAGGATGCGGTCGGCCCCGGGGCAGTCGGCCTTTTCTACGGCCCGGCCTTTGGCTTCGGCGCCGTTGGCGATCCAGCGGCCTCTGGCGTCGATGCCCAGACGCAGTTCTTTCTCGGCACCGGCATTCCGCTCATCGCGGACGACCAGCCATCGCATGGAGGCCAGTGGGGCGTTTCCGCGCTCTATTTCAGCGAGGCGCTGCAAACCGAACTTGGACTCTATTACATGCGCTATCACCAGAAGGTGCCGGTAGTGGGCGCCAACGCGGCTTGCGATCCGGTCTTCGGCTGCTATCCGGTCGGCTACTACCGGAACTACGTGCCGGATCAGGACCTCTTCGGCGCATCGGCAAGCTTCGTCTGGCAGGACATTTCCTTCGGTCTCGATGTTGCCTACCAGCCGGACTATGCTGTACCGCTCGCCGATCCCTTCACCGCTGCGGCGACCGCAGCCTTCCTCGCCGATCCGGTGGGGTTCACCGGAACTGGCAGTTCCGAAGGTTTCGTCCGTGAAAATCGCACTCAGGTCATCTTCAACGGCATCTACTCTGCCGGTCCGACTGCACCGCTCTTCGGTACGGCGATCCAGGCTCTCGGCATGGACGATATGACCATCATCGGCGAAATGGCCTGGACGCATTTCGACAGCAAGCCGCTCGGCACCTTTGGCGATACCAATGCTGTCGGATTCATCGCAGACATCACCGGCTCCTATCAAGGCATCTTCGGTACGCCCTGGGTACTCTATCCCGGCATCGCTTTCCGTTACGACATCACGGGGACTGCACTCGACTATGCGATGATGGATACGCATATCGACAATCGCAAGCAGGTCACGCTTCGCCTCACGGCCGACTATCAGTCGACGTGGAGTATCGGCGCCGCCTACACAAACAACTTCAGCGGCGGCTACAACAACTTCGCGACAGATCGCGACTTTGCGACCTTTACAGTTTCCTACGCCTTCTAG
- a CDS encoding amidase — protein sequence MAAQLDLAYMPASTQLRLYRAKQLSPVEVLEAQIARAEEVEPKINAFAWNFHEEAREAAKYAEARYMAGEARALEGVTLAVKDDTDLAGKVTASGSKLFLDYVAPASHPMVQRFLDAGAIVHAKTTVPEFCICTVTTSLHWGTTRNPWNLDYGPGGSSGGSGAALAAGTTTLATGSDSGGSIRIPAGVNGVCGFKAPFGRFPTVVPWTLSPHSVYGPMARSMTDLAMMYDIGNGPASYDHTALQKNTLPNPMSGIAGMRIAYSPDLGFAQIDPEVRANTERALKHFESLGACVEEVAVNWTHEKVQDAVYGTLLNGAWRMFFDQVQEMISDPKQVSDQYHSLYRKMLALPKGAAEGAAILAAEMNTELHAIFSGGFDAIVSPTTGLPSIPATTNHATDSVTINNVTVDSMTGWCLTHPFNLLYLYPIAVAQTGRASNNVPTSIQIIGDRYDDNTVFALTSAYERVAEPLYNGDAFPDFRSEI from the coding sequence ATGGCCGCCCAGCTCGACCTCGCCTATATGCCTGCCTCCACTCAGCTTCGGCTCTACCGGGCGAAGCAGCTCTCTCCTGTCGAGGTTCTCGAAGCGCAGATTGCGCGGGCAGAGGAAGTCGAGCCGAAGATCAACGCCTTCGCATGGAATTTCCATGAAGAGGCGCGCGAGGCAGCAAAATATGCAGAAGCGCGCTACATGGCCGGTGAAGCCCGGGCGCTCGAGGGCGTAACGCTCGCCGTCAAGGACGATACGGATCTGGCAGGCAAGGTAACGGCCTCCGGCTCCAAACTTTTTCTCGACTATGTAGCCCCCGCCTCGCACCCCATGGTGCAGCGCTTTCTCGATGCGGGTGCAATCGTCCATGCGAAGACGACTGTGCCGGAATTCTGCATATGCACAGTGACGACATCGCTCCACTGGGGCACCACGCGGAATCCGTGGAATCTCGACTACGGTCCGGGTGGCTCTTCCGGCGGCTCGGGCGCGGCACTCGCGGCAGGGACAACGACGCTGGCGACGGGCAGCGATTCCGGTGGCTCGATCCGGATTCCCGCTGGTGTCAACGGGGTTTGCGGTTTTAAAGCACCATTTGGCCGTTTTCCGACCGTTGTACCCTGGACGCTATCGCCGCACTCGGTCTATGGCCCGATGGCGCGGAGCATGACCGATCTCGCGATGATGTATGACATCGGCAATGGACCGGCCTCCTACGATCATACGGCGCTCCAGAAGAATACGCTGCCAAACCCGATGTCGGGCATTGCGGGGATGCGCATTGCCTATAGTCCGGATCTCGGCTTTGCTCAGATTGATCCCGAAGTGCGCGCCAATACGGAACGTGCGCTCAAACACTTCGAGTCGCTTGGCGCCTGTGTCGAGGAAGTGGCGGTTAACTGGACCCATGAGAAAGTGCAGGACGCAGTTTACGGCACCTTGCTCAACGGGGCGTGGCGGATGTTTTTCGACCAGGTACAGGAAATGATTTCCGACCCAAAGCAGGTGTCGGACCAGTATCACAGCCTTTACCGGAAGATGCTTGCACTTCCAAAGGGCGCGGCAGAAGGAGCGGCGATCCTTGCGGCGGAGATGAACACCGAGCTGCACGCAATTTTCAGTGGGGGGTTCGACGCAATCGTGTCGCCGACGACAGGCCTGCCTTCGATCCCGGCGACTACCAATCATGCAACCGATAGCGTCACCATAAACAACGTGACGGTCGATTCGATGACGGGTTGGTGCCTGACGCATCCCTTCAATCTGCTCTACCTTTATCCAATCGCCGTGGCACAGACGGGCCGCGCGTCCAATAATGTGCCAACCTCGATCCAGATCATCGGCGACCGCTACGACGATAATACTGTGTTCGCGCTGACCAGCGCCTATGAGCGCGTGGCGGAGCCTCTCTACAATGGAGATGCGTTCCCGGATTTCCGCAGCGAGATTTAG
- a CDS encoding aminotransferase, with protein MSLAEREINQRSVEETDRRHNIHPFTDLAVMETAERTVIESAKGNYVYSDDGRKFLDGLGGMWCVNIGHGRDEMADAIAEQIRRLDYYSPFDDLTSAPMAALAEALTARAPGSLNRVLFTTGGSTAADSAIRLIHHYFIRLGEPARQHIITRDKAYHGSTYLTASLSDRGYSTDWRPESGFIHHLSAPSLYRRPAGTTEAEFTDILAAEFEAKILELGPENVACFIAEPIQGSGGVIVPPANYHPRMLEICRKYGLLYVADEVVTAFGRLGHFFASEDYFGIVPDIITCAKGLTSGYIPAGAVIMSDEIYEVLSRPGAYFNTGFTYTGHAVACAAALKNIEIIERERICERVQEIGPYFEERLAPLSELPLVGDVRGRLFMMCIEYVADKERKELFADEVRIGKRIWRHCQKRGLLVRPLAHLNVLSPPLTLERGEIDFIADVLHDAILDTADELTRDGIKTC; from the coding sequence GTGAGCCTGGCAGAGCGCGAAATTAACCAGCGCAGTGTCGAAGAGACCGACCGCCGCCACAATATCCATCCATTTACCGACCTTGCGGTGATGGAGACCGCCGAGCGCACGGTGATCGAGTCAGCCAAGGGCAATTACGTCTATAGCGATGACGGCCGTAAATTCCTCGACGGTCTAGGTGGCATGTGGTGCGTGAACATAGGCCACGGCCGCGATGAAATGGCGGATGCCATCGCAGAGCAAATACGCCGTCTCGATTATTACTCGCCTTTTGATGACCTTACCTCGGCCCCCATGGCGGCTCTTGCCGAGGCTCTTACCGCGCGTGCCCCGGGCTCGCTCAATCGGGTTCTTTTCACGACAGGCGGCTCCACAGCGGCAGACAGTGCCATCCGCCTCATCCACCACTACTTCATTCGCCTCGGCGAGCCCGCGCGCCAACACATCATCACGCGCGACAAAGCTTATCACGGTAGCACCTATCTCACTGCCTCATTGAGCGACCGAGGCTATTCGACAGATTGGCGCCCCGAATCCGGCTTTATTCATCATCTCTCGGCGCCAAGTCTTTACCGCCGCCCTGCCGGCACAACCGAAGCAGAATTCACGGATATTCTGGCCGCGGAATTCGAAGCGAAGATACTCGAACTCGGACCGGAGAACGTCGCCTGCTTCATCGCGGAGCCGATTCAGGGATCCGGTGGCGTTATCGTGCCGCCCGCGAACTATCACCCCCGTATGCTCGAAATCTGCCGCAAATACGGGCTTCTGTATGTAGCCGACGAGGTCGTGACCGCCTTCGGCCGGCTCGGGCATTTCTTCGCCTCTGAGGATTATTTCGGCATCGTCCCGGACATCATCACCTGTGCGAAGGGCCTCACCTCGGGTTACATCCCCGCCGGCGCTGTCATCATGTCGGATGAGATATATGAAGTGCTGAGCCGTCCGGGTGCCTATTTCAACACTGGATTCACTTATACGGGGCATGCGGTTGCGTGTGCGGCAGCATTAAAGAATATCGAGATCATCGAACGCGAGCGCATCTGCGAACGGGTCCAGGAAATAGGTCCCTATTTCGAAGAAAGGCTTGCTCCGCTGTCGGAGCTGCCGCTGGTCGGTGACGTGCGCGGCCGCCTCTTCATGATGTGCATTGAGTATGTCGCGGACAAGGAGCGGAAGGAGCTCTTCGCCGATGAGGTCCGCATCGGCAAGCGCATCTGGCGTCATTGCCAGAAGCGCGGTCTGCTCGTGCGTCCTCTCGCACATTTGAATGTTCTCTCGCCACCGCTGACCCTGGAGAGAGGCGAAATCGATTTCATCGCCGATGTGCTCCACGATGCAATTCTCGATACGGCCGACGAGTTGACGCGGGATGGGATAAAGACCTGTTAG
- a CDS encoding fumarylacetoacetate hydrolase family protein has protein sequence MRLVTFEKNGTARLGLAEGLEVADLSGSDSTPASLLALLAAGDEGLAAARKAAISAPRYPLDELKLLPVLPRPGKIICLGLNYAAHAAEGGREKPDYPNFFMRCATSLLGHQIPIVRPRVSTQLDFEAELAAIIGREVPRHVAREEALTFVAGYACFNDVSVRDYQRRTPQWTIGKNFDATGPFGPAFVTADELPAGAAGLKIESRLNGEVMQSANTRDMIFPVDETIALLSECMTLEVGDVLVMGTPAGVGFARTPPLWMKEGDTIEVEIEGVGLLSNPIVNEI, from the coding sequence ATGCGTCTTGTGACTTTTGAGAAAAACGGCACCGCGAGGCTCGGACTGGCTGAAGGCTTGGAGGTTGCCGATCTCTCCGGTTCAGATAGCACCCCGGCATCGCTTCTCGCGCTTCTCGCTGCGGGCGATGAGGGATTAGCTGCCGCACGAAAGGCCGCGATTTCCGCCCCGCGATACCCGCTCGACGAGTTGAAACTTCTTCCAGTCTTGCCAAGGCCGGGAAAGATTATCTGTCTCGGCCTTAACTACGCGGCCCACGCTGCGGAGGGCGGACGTGAGAAGCCGGATTATCCGAATTTTTTCATGCGCTGCGCGACGTCGCTGCTCGGACATCAAATACCGATTGTCCGGCCCCGTGTCTCAACCCAGCTCGATTTCGAGGCGGAACTCGCCGCCATCATCGGCCGCGAGGTGCCGCGTCATGTGGCGAGAGAAGAGGCGCTGACCTTTGTCGCAGGCTATGCATGCTTTAATGACGTATCCGTGCGCGACTACCAGCGCCGGACACCGCAATGGACGATCGGAAAGAACTTCGATGCCACCGGCCCCTTCGGGCCGGCTTTTGTGACGGCGGATGAATTGCCGGCGGGCGCAGCTGGGCTGAAGATCGAGTCCCGGCTCAATGGCGAAGTAATGCAGAGCGCAAATACCCGCGACATGATCTTTCCGGTAGACGAAACAATCGCGCTTCTCAGCGAGTGCATGACACTTGAGGTTGGAGACGTCCTTGTCATGGGAACGCCGGCAGGGGTGGGGTTTGCAAGGACGCCGCCGCTCTGGATGAAAGAGGGCGACACGATCGAGGTCGAGATCGAGGGTGTTGGCCTGCTCTCGAACCCGATCGTGAACGAAATCTAA
- a CDS encoding DUF1329 domain-containing protein, with translation MFTKVSATAAFVACSIVLGAGQAQADSAADLGAKLTPIGAEVAGNAAGTIPAWSGGIVNPPAGYVQGQDYVDPYANDKKLFSITKDNLEQYRDNLAAGQIALLDRYAGYRMDVYPTHRSCAFPANVYEKTKANVGMAKIEKVAHDLTDAVPGGFPFPLPQSGDEVMWNHRTAYEGVARSVVGTTAVVNAGGQFVPLKWDELRLSNYYNPARTNFAELQNVQLKYLSTYIAPARVAGEAYLVHETLNGERNAWFYSPGLRRVRRAPTLSYDNPVSGYEGLGTADQLYMYNGRLDRYDWQLVGKKELYIPYNNYEFANSKHSVADLVEPNFPNRDVTRYELHRVWVIEATLKQGTRHLLPRRTFYIDEDSWRVVAADMYDSRGGLWRYQEETTVNAYDVPTCFGFGQALYDFQAGRYILDLVFNDDARPNFHAAASVTDSMFEVGALRKTGTR, from the coding sequence ATGTTTACCAAGGTTTCCGCAACTGCCGCTTTTGTTGCCTGCAGTATTGTTCTGGGCGCAGGCCAGGCACAGGCAGACAGCGCCGCTGATCTCGGCGCGAAGCTCACGCCCATCGGCGCCGAGGTGGCGGGCAACGCTGCCGGCACGATACCCGCATGGAGCGGAGGTATCGTCAATCCGCCGGCGGGTTACGTGCAGGGACAGGATTACGTCGATCCTTACGCGAACGACAAGAAGCTCTTCTCGATCACCAAAGACAATCTGGAGCAGTATCGCGACAATCTTGCCGCCGGCCAGATCGCGCTTCTTGATCGTTATGCCGGCTATCGCATGGATGTCTATCCGACTCACAGAAGCTGTGCCTTTCCCGCAAATGTCTATGAAAAGACAAAGGCGAATGTAGGTATGGCAAAGATCGAGAAAGTCGCACACGACTTGACCGATGCGGTGCCGGGCGGTTTCCCTTTCCCGCTACCTCAGTCTGGCGACGAGGTGATGTGGAATCACCGTACTGCCTATGAGGGAGTGGCGCGGAGCGTTGTCGGAACCACAGCCGTCGTTAATGCCGGCGGTCAGTTCGTGCCTCTAAAATGGGACGAACTGCGCCTCTCGAACTATTACAATCCCGCCCGCACGAACTTCGCGGAACTCCAGAATGTCCAACTCAAGTATCTGAGCACCTATATCGCACCGGCTCGTGTCGCGGGCGAAGCATACCTCGTTCATGAAACGCTGAACGGCGAGCGTAATGCCTGGTTCTACAGCCCGGGTCTGCGCCGCGTCCGCCGCGCGCCGACCCTCTCATATGACAATCCGGTCTCGGGCTATGAAGGCCTCGGTACCGCCGATCAGCTCTACATGTATAACGGCCGTCTCGATCGTTATGATTGGCAGCTTGTCGGCAAGAAGGAACTCTACATTCCTTACAACAACTACGAGTTTGCGAACTCGAAGCACAGCGTTGCCGACCTCGTCGAACCAAACTTTCCCAACCGGGACGTGACCCGTTACGAACTGCACCGTGTTTGGGTTATCGAGGCAACACTGAAACAGGGCACGCGCCATCTCTTGCCGCGCCGCACTTTCTACATTGACGAAGACAGCTGGCGTGTTGTTGCGGCTGACATGTATGACAGCCGGGGCGGCCTCTGGCGTTATCAGGAAGAAACGACTGTGAACGCCTATGACGTTCCCACTTGTTTCGGTTTCGGCCAGGCGCTTTATGATTTCCAGGCAGGTCGCTACATCCTGGACCTGGTCTTTAACGACGATGCCCGTCCGAATTTCCACGCCGCCGCCAGCGTAACGGACAGCATGTTCGAAGTCGGCGCCCTTCGGAAGACGGGAACACGCTGA
- a CDS encoding DsbA family protein, with amino-acid sequence MLAAYGLRDAELLARHTGFSLDASGLTAIAPAPSAAALAAGDALRRKLGHYLGATFHFEGEWFWGLDRLSFLEERLAPFRRSDAPGGFIAPRREIKLEPVRRAETPPLLEAFISFRSPYTYLAIDRLVKLASHYGADLRLRFVLPMVMRGLPVPLAKRIYIVRDCKREAERLGLPFGRISDPVGAGAERGLSVLHHAIREGLGPQFAASFLQGVFAEGMNAASKTGLMRMAQRAGLSRAQVRNALGDPSWREVAEENREAMFTGGVWGVPAFRVQGGDLLWGQDRLWAIEDELRAACEKA; translated from the coding sequence ATGCTCGCAGCGTACGGCTTGCGAGATGCCGAGCTTCTCGCGCGGCACACGGGCTTCAGTCTTGACGCGAGCGGCTTGACTGCCATCGCCCCCGCACCCAGCGCCGCCGCTCTCGCGGCTGGAGACGCCCTGCGGAGGAAACTCGGTCATTATCTTGGTGCCACTTTTCACTTCGAAGGAGAGTGGTTCTGGGGTCTCGACCGCTTGAGCTTTCTTGAAGAGCGTCTGGCCCCCTTCCGGCGATCCGATGCGCCGGGCGGCTTCATCGCGCCGCGCCGCGAGATCAAGCTCGAGCCGGTGAGGCGGGCCGAGACGCCACCCCTTCTGGAGGCGTTCATCTCCTTCCGCAGCCCCTATACCTATCTCGCCATCGACCGCCTGGTGAAGCTTGCGAGCCATTATGGCGCCGATTTGCGATTGAGGTTCGTATTGCCGATGGTCATGCGCGGCCTGCCGGTGCCGCTCGCTAAGCGAATTTATATCGTCCGGGACTGCAAGCGCGAAGCCGAACGGCTCGGCCTGCCCTTCGGGCGCATTTCGGATCCTGTGGGGGCAGGCGCCGAGCGCGGCTTGTCGGTGCTCCATCATGCAATCCGCGAAGGGCTCGGGCCGCAGTTTGCGGCATCGTTCCTTCAGGGTGTCTTTGCCGAAGGCATGAACGCAGCATCAAAGACGGGATTAATGCGCATGGCACAAAGGGCCGGCCTGAGCCGGGCCCAGGTCCGGAATGCATTAGGAGATCCTTCATGGCGCGAGGTGGCCGAGGAGAACAGAGAGGCCATGTTTACAGGCGGCGTTTGGGGTGTCCCCGCCTTTCGAGTTCAAGGCGGGGACCTGCTATGGGGCCAGGACAGGCTTTGGGCGATAGAAGATGAACTTCGTGCGGCTTGCGAGAAGGCCTGA
- a CDS encoding aldehyde dehydrogenase family protein: MKVFDRYFIGGEWVDAPSRARQKLFNPATDTPYGEIALGTAKDVDAAVRVASEAFTSFSETTVAERLALLKRILNIYERRRPEIAGAITVEMGAPRRLSREAQAAAGSDHLRAAIEALEEFQIERPLSGGVLRREPVGVCGLITPWNWPMNQIAGKVAPAIAAGCTMVLKASELTPMSAVLFAEILEEAGVPKGVFNLLHGEGRTVGAAIATHPLIDMVSFTGSTAAGVQVAINAAPTVKRVTQELGGKSPNILLRDADFDVAVRQAVEACMENSGQSCNAPTRLIVPSDRHDEIAERAEEAAKALRVGDPENEETDLGPVVSRAHLKRVRNYIEVGQQEGAILIAGGAEPIDDLPPGYFVKPTVFAHVTPDMTIAREEIFGPVLSILSYDDEEEAVRIANDTPYGLAAYVSSQDREHAIAIARRLRAGQVHVNMTIPGADMPFGGFRQSGNGREGGIFGIEDFTEIKAIALP, translated from the coding sequence ATGAAGGTTTTCGACAGATATTTTATCGGCGGTGAGTGGGTGGACGCCCCTTCGCGGGCCAGACAAAAGCTTTTCAACCCCGCGACCGATACGCCTTACGGGGAGATTGCGCTTGGTACGGCGAAGGACGTGGACGCCGCCGTGAGGGTTGCATCGGAAGCCTTTACCAGCTTCTCCGAAACCACGGTTGCCGAGCGGCTGGCCCTGCTCAAACGAATACTCAACATATATGAGCGCCGCCGCCCCGAAATCGCCGGGGCAATCACCGTCGAGATGGGCGCCCCAAGGAGGCTTTCGCGAGAGGCACAAGCTGCGGCGGGGTCAGATCATCTGCGCGCTGCCATAGAAGCCTTGGAAGAGTTTCAAATTGAACGGCCGCTGAGCGGCGGGGTTCTTCGCAGGGAGCCTGTGGGCGTTTGCGGGCTCATCACCCCCTGGAACTGGCCCATGAACCAGATCGCCGGCAAAGTTGCACCCGCCATCGCGGCAGGATGCACGATGGTACTCAAGGCGAGTGAACTGACCCCCATGTCGGCGGTGCTTTTCGCGGAAATCCTGGAAGAGGCCGGCGTCCCCAAAGGCGTGTTCAACCTGCTGCATGGTGAGGGAAGGACCGTTGGCGCGGCGATAGCCACCCATCCGCTCATCGATATGGTTTCGTTCACCGGATCGACGGCGGCAGGTGTTCAGGTCGCGATCAACGCCGCGCCGACCGTGAAGCGCGTGACACAGGAACTGGGAGGCAAATCGCCGAATATCCTGCTGCGCGATGCCGATTTTGACGTCGCTGTCCGCCAGGCGGTCGAAGCCTGCATGGAAAATTCCGGACAATCCTGCAATGCGCCGACGAGACTTATCGTGCCGTCGGACCGTCATGACGAAATCGCCGAACGTGCCGAAGAGGCCGCGAAGGCACTTCGCGTCGGAGACCCGGAGAATGAGGAAACGGATCTCGGTCCCGTCGTATCTCGCGCTCATCTCAAGCGAGTAAGAAATTATATCGAGGTCGGACAGCAGGAAGGCGCTATTTTAATAGCGGGTGGAGCAGAGCCCATCGATGATCTACCGCCTGGCTATTTTGTGAAGCCGACTGTCTTCGCTCACGTCACACCGGACATGACAATTGCCCGGGAGGAAATCTTCGGGCCGGTGCTTTCGATTCTCTCATATGACGATGAGGAAGAAGCCGTGCGGATCGCAAACGATACGCCATATGGGCTTGCGGCCTATGTTTCCTCTCAAGACAGAGAACACGCAATCGCCATCGCGCGCCGGCTGCGCGCGGGGCAAGTCCATGTCAATATGACGATCCCCGGCGCGGATATGCCTTTTGGCGGCTTTCGTCAGTCCGGCAATGGGCGCGAAGGTGGGATTTTCGGCATCGAGGACTTTACCGAGATCAAGGCGATCGCTCTTCCCTGA